Proteins encoded in a region of the Salmo trutta chromosome 34, fSalTru1.1, whole genome shotgun sequence genome:
- the LOC115173999 gene encoding cation channel sperm-associated protein 4, whose product MDYRKRLMILQRASESTGRRWSVLERDEEPEMINIRDITQQKDDSDTEDYVSQVLMGALLENFLFKLLIIVMIVSNCIIMAFQTDAIIAKKYDIAFSVCEHIILTVFIWEILVKWYYGFNIFWKNGWNVLDCLVTLALMLGPLIFPQGGDSLLKVIRVLRVIRSIRGFASMQGMAMMVTVIMQSIPDMANIFFLLLIIMLVFAVFGVTLFSAAVPSAFGDLFSALYTLFICITQDGWMDIYREFKADEGLMYGASLYFFIFLTGGAFIFANLLVAVVTTNLEISMPDYDDKNSNECSPAALIPEDTGGLADQSTIHVEEVVTKSNMTRRQKPWKASCLENLTMDTFEELALVMAAMQKNMAAYREIRQELDSIVEEVHSLSFNVKQEQEVMMRNHMAATLQDNLLNNDIATGRTGDILSTLITLEKAHVIDSNTASAHLFQKGNMRHTAMRLSMDSQMYYQSTSTHMDAGHSNTPSTHHNTG is encoded by the exons ATGGATTACAGGAAACGCTTGATGATCCTCCAG CGGGCGTCGGAGAGCACCGGGAGGAGGTGGTCCGTGCTAGAGCGAGATGAGGAGCCTGAGATGATCAACATCAGAGACATCACCCAGCAAAAG GATGACTCAGACACTGAGGACTATGTCTCCCAGGTGCTCATGGGTGCACTGCTGGAGAACTTCCTGTTCAAATTACTCATTATCGTCATGATTGTCAGCAACTGCATCATTATGGCCTTCCAAACCGATGCTATCATTGCCAAG AAGTATGACATTGCGTTCAGCGTCTGTGAGCATATTATCCTCACCGTTTTCATCTGGGAGATCCTGGTCAAGTGGTACTACGGCTTCAACATCTTCTGGAAG AATGGCTGGAATGTCCTGGACTGTTTGGTCACTCTGGCTCTGATGCTTGGACCCCTGATCTTTCCCCAGGGTGGGGACAGTTTGCTAAAGGTCATCAG ggtgTTGAGGGTAATCCGTAGTATCAGAGGTTTTGCCTCCATGCAGGGTATGGCTATGATGGTCACCGTCATTATGCAGTCCATTCCAGACATGGCCAacatcttcttcctcctcctcatcatcatgcTT gtGTTTGCGGTGTTCGGCGTGACCCTGTTCAGTGCTGCTGTCCCATCAGCCTTTGGGGACCTGTTTTCGGCCCTCTACACCCTCTTCATCTGCATCACCCAGGACGGATGGATGGACATCTACAGGGAGTTTAAGGC TGATGAGGGGCTGATGTACGGAGCTTCTCTCTACTTTTTCATCTTCCTCACTGGCGGAGCCTTCATCTTCGCCAACCTTCTCGTTGCCGTGGTAACCACCAACCTTGAGATCTCCATGCCCGACTACGACGATAAGAATTCGAACGAGTGTTCGCCGGCGGCG CTGATTCCAGAGGACACGGGAGGCTTGGCGGACCAGAGCACCATCCACGTGGAGGAGGTGGTGACCAAGTCCAACATGACCCGGCGCCAGAAGCCCTGGAAGGCGAGCTGTCTAGAGAACCTGACCATGGACACCTTCGAAGAGCTGGCCCTTGTCATGGCTGCTATGCAGAAGAACATGGCTGCCTACAGGGAGATAAGACAAGAGCTGGACAG TATAGTGGAGGAGGTGCACAGCCTGTCGTTCAACGTAAAGCAAGAGCAGGAGGTGATGATGAGGAACCATATGGCTGCGACCCTCCAGGACAACCTATTGAATAATGATATCGCCACAGGCCGCACCGGAGACATACTGTCCACCCTCATCACCCTGGAGAAG GCTCATGTCATAGACTCGAACACAGCATCTGCTCACCTGTTCCAGAAGGGGAACATGCGTCACACAGCCATGAGGCTGTCCATGGACAGCCAGATGTACTACCAGTCTACTTCTACACATATGGATGCAGGACACAGTAACACTCCCagcacacaccacaacacaggcTGA
- the LOC115174002 gene encoding uncharacterized protein LOC115174002 isoform X1 produces the protein MQWLQDGTTSWAWLCLYCCLLSAWYPVGAEVGPTPVPESGEPMQGDWEWGSGSLNLQDLLHSFPADSPFVTETPENPVNCSQRFWLPSASPVCWDDIAGPEEFEQSRLLVLQNRAALQAVSLASEVVVEGGTSASFKQQALEDLQVVRADYLNVTETTETMQKVFLTLEEKRKEGTEHWTFSSIKEHIAKTKDSINGKDNVAALLEEQFSSLEKSLHIMQLRLDKLMAQ, from the exons ATGCAGTGGCTCCAGGATGGAACAACTAGCTGGGCTTGGCTCTGCCTCTATTGCTGCCTCCTGAGTGCCTGGTACCCGGTGGGGGCGGAGGTGGGACCCACGCCCGTCCCAGAGTCCGGGGAGCCCATGCAGGGAGACTGGGAGTGGGGCTCCGGTTCCTTAAACCTCCAGGATCTACTCCACAGTTTCCCTGCCGACAGCCCTTTTGTGACAGAGACTCCGGAGAACCCTGTCAACTGCTCCCAGCGCTTCTGGCTGCCCTCGGCCTCCCCAGTTTGCTGGGACGACATCGCCGGGCCGGAGGAGTTTGAGCAGTCTCGTCTGCTGGTGCTCCAGAATAGGGCGGCCCTGCAGGCGGTGTCCCTGGCCAGCGAGGTGGTGGTAGAGGGGGGAACTTCAGCCTCGTTTAAACAGCAGGCCTTGGAGGACTTGCAGGTGGTGAGGGCGGACTACCTGAACGTGACAGAGACGACGGAGACCATGCAGAAGGTGTTCCTCAcactggaggagaagaggaaggaggggaCGGAGCACTGGACCTTCTCAAG TATAAAGGAGCACATTGCCAAAACGAAGGACTCCATCAATGGAAAAGACAACGTGGCAGCCCTCCTAGAGGAACAGTTCTCCAGCCTAGAGAAGTCTTTACACATCATGCAACTCCGACTTGACAAACTAATGGCACAGTGA
- the LOC115174003 gene encoding chromatin accessibility complex protein 1 has protein sequence MSGDNAEDKVHHASNSKGISLPMTRVKLIMKSSPDVSSINQEALLITTKATELFVQYLALSSFNNGSGKDNKTLLYSDLANTVAGTETFQFLTDILPKKIFARDYLKLIEENPIEEADN, from the exons ATGTCTGGAGACAACGCGGAAGACAAAGTTCATCATGCATCTAACAGCAAAGGCATCTCTCTTCCAATGACTCGCGTGAAACTGATCATGAAAAGTTCTCCCGACGTCTCAAGCATCAACCAAGAGGCTCTTCTCATCACCACCAAAGCAACA GAACTGTTCGTTCAGTACTTGGCTCTGTCCTCGTTCAACAATGGATCGGGGAAAGACAATAAGACACTCTTGTACAGTGATCTGGCCAATACTGTTGCGGGAACAGAGACTTTTCAGTTCCTCACAG ATATCCTACCAAAGAAGATATTCGCTCGAGATTACCTGAAGCTCATAGAGGAAAATCCAATAGAGGAAGCAGACAATTGA
- the LOC115174002 gene encoding uncharacterized protein LOC115174002 isoform X2 → MQWLQDGTTSWAWLCLYCCLLSAWYPVGAEVGPTPVPESGEPMQGDWEWGSGSLNLQDLLHSFPADSPFVTETPENPVNCSQRFWLPSASPVCWDDIAGPEEFEQSRLLVLQNRAALQAVSLASEVVVEGGTSASFKQQALEDLQVVRADYLNVTETTETMQKVFLTLEEKRKEGTEHWTFSSPPHIWLNQTPV, encoded by the exons ATGCAGTGGCTCCAGGATGGAACAACTAGCTGGGCTTGGCTCTGCCTCTATTGCTGCCTCCTGAGTGCCTGGTACCCGGTGGGGGCGGAGGTGGGACCCACGCCCGTCCCAGAGTCCGGGGAGCCCATGCAGGGAGACTGGGAGTGGGGCTCCGGTTCCTTAAACCTCCAGGATCTACTCCACAGTTTCCCTGCCGACAGCCCTTTTGTGACAGAGACTCCGGAGAACCCTGTCAACTGCTCCCAGCGCTTCTGGCTGCCCTCGGCCTCCCCAGTTTGCTGGGACGACATCGCCGGGCCGGAGGAGTTTGAGCAGTCTCGTCTGCTGGTGCTCCAGAATAGGGCGGCCCTGCAGGCGGTGTCCCTGGCCAGCGAGGTGGTGGTAGAGGGGGGAACTTCAGCCTCGTTTAAACAGCAGGCCTTGGAGGACTTGCAGGTGGTGAGGGCGGACTACCTGAACGTGACAGAGACGACGGAGACCATGCAGAAGGTGTTCCTCAcactggaggagaagaggaaggaggggaCGGAGCACTGGACCTTCTCAAG CCCTCCCCACATCTGGCTGAACCAAACTCCTG TATAA
- the LOC115174001 gene encoding GATA zinc finger domain-containing protein 1 produces MPLGLKPCCAVCKTNSSSMWKKGNQGEILCNNCTGKSTSSGASGPSVSSNTLQNNGGGKQSKQEIHRRSARLRSTKYKAPASEKKVSTKGKGRRHIFKLKNPIKAPESVSTIITSESVFYKGVYYQMGDVIKVTDEDDGRPYYAQIRGFIQDQYCEKSAALTWLIPTQASPKDLFDPATYIVGPEEDLPRKMEYLEFVCHAPSEYFKSRSCPYPTIPIRPEKGYIWTHIGPTPAIAIKESFGNSN; encoded by the exons ATGCCTCTGGGTTTGAAACCATGTTGCGCTGTCTGCAAAACAAACTCATCGTctatgtggaaaaagggaaaccAAGGAGAGATCCTGTGCAATAACTGTACGGGGAAGAGCACCAGCAGTGGAGCATCTGGACCATCGGTGTCCTCCAACACACTACAGAATAATGGCGGGGGCAAGCAG TCTAAACAAGAGATCCACAGGAGATCAGCACGGCTGAGGAGCACCAAGTACAAAGCCCCTGCCTCTGAGAAAAAGGTGTCTACCAAAGGAAAAGGCAGAAGACACATATTCAAACTAAAAAAT CCAATCAAAGCACCAGAATCTGTTTCCACAATCATCACATCAGAATCAGTCTTTTATAAG GGTGTGTATTATCAGATGGGAGACGTCATCAAAGTGACAGACGAGGATGATGGGAGGCCGTACTATGCACAGATCAGAGGTTTCATCCAGGACCAGTACTGTGAGAAGAGTGCCGCGTTGACTTGGTTGATACCAACCCAGGCCAGTCCTAAAGACCTGTTTGATCCAGCCACTTACATTGTTG GTCCAGAGGAGGACCTGCCCAGGAAGATGGAGTACTTGGAGTTTGTGTGCCACGCTCCCTCGGAGTACTTCAAGTCCAGGAGCTGCCCGTACCCCACCATTCCTATCCGTCCAGAGAAGGGCTACATCTGGACCCATATTGGACCCACGCCGGCCATCGCTATCAAAGAATCATTTGGCAACAGCAATTAG